Proteins from a genomic interval of Nostoc sp. TCL240-02:
- a CDS encoding BMC domain-containing protein, translating to MPMAVGVIETLGFPSVLAAADAMVKAAAVTIVYYGQAESARLLVAVRGHVSEVNRAVEAGIEAGEQVKVGTVITHYIVPNPPENVETILPIHFTEESEPFRMF from the coding sequence ATGCCAATGGCGGTTGGCGTAATTGAAACTTTAGGTTTTCCTAGTGTTTTAGCCGCAGCAGATGCAATGGTCAAAGCTGCCGCAGTCACGATTGTGTATTATGGTCAAGCTGAAAGCGCTCGTTTGTTAGTCGCCGTCCGGGGACACGTTTCTGAAGTCAATAGAGCTGTTGAAGCCGGAATCGAAGCTGGAGAGCAAGTCAAGGTTGGTACAGTAATTACCCACTATATTGTTCCTAATCCTCCAGAAAACGTGGAAACCATATTACCAATCCATTTCACCGAAGAATCAGAACCTTTCCGCATGTTCTAA
- a CDS encoding ParA family protein, with protein MPKIIAILNGKGGVGKTTTAVNLAANFAKKKKVLLIDADIQGSASWWFGRSQQGMGFDLSQETDPKLLSDLGKITGYDLVVVDTPPALRSEALVAVVAIADYLVLPTPPSAMDLAILVETVKEAVIPVGTPHRVLLTKVDTRSIGEALEAKNTLTRLGIPAFNTFIRAYKAHERAALEGVAIAQWRGSNAREAELDYRRAADELQRDWRK; from the coding sequence GTGCCAAAAATCATCGCTATTCTCAACGGTAAAGGAGGAGTCGGCAAAACGACTACCGCAGTCAATCTGGCTGCAAACTTTGCGAAGAAAAAAAAGGTGTTGCTGATTGATGCAGATATTCAAGGTTCTGCCAGTTGGTGGTTTGGGCGCAGTCAGCAGGGAATGGGATTTGATTTATCTCAAGAAACAGATCCTAAGCTTTTAAGTGATTTAGGAAAGATAACAGGTTACGATTTAGTAGTGGTGGATACACCTCCCGCACTGCGCTCTGAAGCATTAGTGGCGGTAGTTGCGATCGCAGATTATCTAGTTTTGCCTACACCCCCATCCGCAATGGATTTAGCTATCCTCGTGGAAACAGTCAAGGAAGCCGTCATCCCCGTGGGAACCCCCCATCGGGTACTGCTTACCAAAGTCGATACGCGCAGTATCGGGGAAGCGCTAGAAGCAAAAAACACTCTCACTAGATTAGGTATTCCTGCTTTTAATACCTTTATCCGTGCTTATAAGGCTCATGAACGAGCGGCGCTTGAGGGTGTAGCGATCGCTCAATGGCGAGGAAGTAATGCACGAGAGGCGGAGTTAGACTACCGTCGTGCAGCTGATGAATTACAGCGTGATTGGAGAAAATAA
- a CDS encoding type II toxin-antitoxin system HigB family toxin, with translation MRLWYKLTSVAKWQNLVELRQTFPSADQVGNFTVFNIGGNNYRLITLVDYEYQKVFIRHILTHAEYDKDDWKNDHWFA, from the coding sequence CTGCGATTATGGTACAAACTTACATCTGTAGCAAAGTGGCAGAACTTAGTAGAGTTACGCCAAACTTTTCCATCAGCCGATCAAGTCGGTAATTTCACAGTTTTTAACATAGGTGGTAATAATTATCGACTGATTACTTTAGTAGATTACGAATATCAAAAAGTTTTTATTCGCCATATACTGACACATGCCGAATATGACAAAGATGACTGGAAAAATGATCATTGGTTCGCTTGA
- a CDS encoding carbon dioxide-concentrating mechanism protein CcmK — translation MSLQAVGALETKGFPAVLAAADAMVKAGRVTLVGYIRVGSARFTVNIRGDVSEVKAAMAAGVEAAENVYGGTLESWVIIPRPHENVEAVLPIAYTEQVQGYRESVENPIVRSNNR, via the coding sequence ATGTCATTACAGGCAGTTGGAGCACTTGAAACGAAAGGTTTCCCTGCGGTGCTAGCAGCAGCAGATGCTATGGTAAAAGCTGGTCGAGTCACCCTTGTTGGATATATCAGAGTGGGTAGCGCCCGTTTTACAGTTAATATTCGTGGCGATGTCTCTGAGGTAAAAGCGGCTATGGCTGCTGGTGTTGAAGCCGCAGAGAATGTATATGGTGGTACCCTAGAATCCTGGGTGATTATTCCTCGTCCTCATGAGAATGTTGAAGCTGTTCTACCAATTGCTTACACAGAACAAGTCCAAGGATATCGAGAATCTGTAGAAAATCCCATTGTCAGATCGAACAATCGATAG
- a CDS encoding cytochrome P450, which produces MTAIYNLPNGPQMPSWLRMIKFITQPVKYVDDFAKIYGDTFAIRSSSSDNHLVYFSQPQALEQIFTADSRHFEVGRGNTGLRFLLGDRSFMLSDGDRHQRQRQLLAPPFHGERMRAYGEDIREITQQVSHEWQIGKPFNIRESMQEITLRVILRVVFGLDEGKLFEELRRSLSDLLDFITSPIMSSAFFFQFMQKDFGAWSPWGWVLQQRQKIDRPIYALLRERRAQADQNRQDILSLMMAARYDDGQGMSDEELHDELMTLLVAGHETTASALTWAFYWIDRLPEVREKLLKELKTIGVNHDLSSVGKLPYLTAVCQETLRIYPIVMTAFPRIVKTPITIMGYELREGTAIVPSIYLAHHREEVYPQPKQFKPERFLERQYSPYEYLPFGGGNRRCIGMAFAQYEMKIVLATVLSDFQVSLVNKRPVRPVRRGLTLAAPAGMRMVATPQVKRANTPALV; this is translated from the coding sequence ATGACAGCAATTTACAATCTGCCTAATGGGCCTCAAATGCCGAGCTGGTTGCGGATGATCAAGTTTATTACTCAGCCAGTGAAATATGTCGATGATTTTGCCAAAATCTATGGTGACACTTTCGCAATCAGGAGTAGTAGCTCTGATAACCATCTTGTGTATTTTAGTCAACCCCAAGCACTTGAGCAGATTTTTACTGCGGATTCGAGGCATTTTGAGGTTGGGAGGGGAAACACAGGACTAAGATTTTTACTTGGCGATCGCTCCTTTATGTTATCAGATGGCGATCGCCACCAGCGCCAACGGCAACTATTAGCACCTCCTTTTCATGGCGAAAGGATGCGGGCTTATGGTGAGGATATTCGGGAAATAACTCAGCAGGTGAGCCATGAATGGCAAATTGGCAAACCTTTTAATATCCGTGAGTCGATGCAAGAAATTACTTTGCGTGTTATCCTACGGGTTGTATTTGGTTTGGATGAAGGAAAGCTCTTTGAAGAACTGAGGCGATCGCTAAGTGACTTATTAGACTTCATCACTTCACCCATAATGTCCAGCGCCTTCTTTTTCCAGTTCATGCAAAAAGATTTCGGTGCATGGAGTCCGTGGGGTTGGGTTCTGCAACAACGGCAAAAAATTGATCGACCGATTTATGCTTTACTTCGAGAACGTCGGGCCCAAGCAGATCAAAATCGCCAAGATATCCTAAGTTTGATGATGGCGGCTCGTTATGACGATGGTCAAGGGATGTCAGATGAAGAATTACACGACGAGTTAATGACACTGCTAGTTGCGGGACATGAAACTACTGCTTCGGCATTGACGTGGGCTTTTTACTGGATTGATCGTTTACCAGAGGTGCGTGAGAAGTTGCTAAAGGAACTCAAAACCATTGGAGTTAACCACGATTTGAGTAGTGTAGGTAAATTGCCCTATTTGACAGCAGTTTGCCAAGAAACACTACGAATTTACCCAATTGTCATGACCGCTTTCCCCCGGATTGTGAAAACCCCAATTACAATTATGGGCTACGAACTGCGAGAGGGAACGGCAATAGTGCCTAGTATTTATTTAGCGCATCATCGAGAAGAAGTTTACCCACAACCCAAGCAGTTTAAACCAGAACGCTTTTTAGAAAGACAATATTCACCTTATGAATATTTACCATTTGGTGGTGGTAATCGTCGCTGTATTGGGATGGCATTTGCCCAGTATGAAATGAAAATTGTCTTAGCAACTGTTCTATCTGACTTTCAAGTATCGCTAGTGAATAAACGTCCTGTGCGTCCTGTGCGTCGGGGGTTAACTTTAGCCGCACCAGCCGGAATGCGGATGGTTGCTACACCTCAAGTCAAGCGTGCAAATACGCCAGCCCTAGTTTAG
- a CDS encoding alpha/beta fold hydrolase, translating into MFPNFLPKAVGQLTESASIALAQSIQTAAIATPLINQPVTTTYVKQGSGGTPILLIHGFDSSVLEFRRLLPLLSRDNETWAVDLLGFGFTDRLSGIAYSPTAIKTHLYYFWKSLIKQPVILVGASMGGATAIDFTLTYPEVVKKLVLIDSAGLAGGSPLSKFMFPPLDYLATQFLSNLKVRDRVSRIGYKNQSLASVDALCCGALHLQMPSWNQALIAFTKSGGYSAFRFKKISQILQQTLILWGDSDKILGTKDAMRFKRAIPHSTLLWIQDCGHLPHLEQPQITAQHILDFRVEL; encoded by the coding sequence ATGTTTCCGAATTTTCTTCCTAAAGCAGTTGGGCAACTGACAGAATCTGCCTCGATCGCACTAGCTCAGAGTATTCAAACTGCTGCGATCGCTACTCCTTTAATTAATCAACCAGTTACCACAACTTATGTCAAGCAAGGGAGTGGTGGAACTCCTATTTTATTAATTCACGGCTTTGACAGTTCTGTATTAGAATTTCGACGGCTTTTGCCACTACTCTCTAGAGATAATGAAACGTGGGCTGTGGATTTGTTGGGTTTTGGGTTTACAGATAGACTCTCAGGAATTGCTTATAGCCCAACTGCAATTAAAACCCATCTTTATTATTTCTGGAAAAGCTTAATTAAGCAACCTGTAATTTTAGTGGGCGCTTCGATGGGGGGTGCGACGGCGATTGATTTTACGCTGACTTACCCAGAAGTTGTAAAAAAGCTGGTGTTAATTGATAGTGCGGGGTTAGCTGGTGGTTCACCGTTAAGTAAATTCATGTTTCCCCCATTGGATTATTTAGCAACTCAATTTTTGAGTAATCTAAAGGTGCGCGATCGCGTTTCTCGCATTGGATATAAAAATCAAAGTCTTGCTTCTGTCGATGCTTTATGTTGTGGCGCATTACATCTACAAATGCCCAGTTGGAATCAAGCTTTGATTGCTTTTACTAAAAGTGGTGGTTACAGTGCTTTTAGATTTAAAAAAATATCACAAATTCTGCAACAGACGCTAATTTTATGGGGCGATTCCGATAAAATTTTGGGTACTAAGGATGCTATGAGATTTAAAAGAGCAATTCCACATAGTACCCTCCTCTGGATTCAAGATTGTGGCCATCTTCCGCATCTGGAACAACCACAAATTACCGCACAGCATATTTTAGATTTTCGAGTTGAATTGTAG
- a CDS encoding type II toxin-antitoxin system HigA family antitoxin — MTSETRVTKTYIKLLKSFPPRPVTSEEEFLATQEVIDSLIDKGELTPDEKDYLNVLGTLVYEYEQKHHSIPDIHGVELLQALIAEFVLRQKDLIPIFKTESIVSEILSGQRKLTVNHIARLAQFFHISPAAFFES; from the coding sequence ATGACCTCTGAAACACGTGTTACTAAAACCTATATTAAATTACTCAAATCTTTTCCTCCTCGTCCCGTAACTTCCGAGGAAGAATTTCTGGCTACGCAAGAAGTAATCGATTCTCTAATTGATAAAGGTGAATTAACACCAGATGAAAAAGACTATCTTAATGTTTTAGGTACTCTGGTTTACGAGTACGAGCAAAAACATCATTCTATACCTGATATTCATGGCGTAGAATTACTTCAAGCGTTAATAGCCGAATTTGTTTTGCGACAAAAAGATTTAATTCCTATCTTTAAAACTGAGTCTATTGTCTCTGAAATCTTGAGTGGACAGCGCAAATTGACAGTTAACCATATCGCTCGCCTCGCGCAGTTTTTTCATATTTCGCCTGCTGCTTTTTTTGAGTCATAA
- a CDS encoding DapH/DapD/GlmU-related protein, whose amino-acid sequence MKEIKNKITNKLERLLEQWLVPRLVWWGEYLETKIRRYKHQELKSKLKFCGAGLRFKRDITIDHPQNVSLGNKVYIGPDVLLDGRGGITIGDNTTLGFNVIILSANHDYQSNDLPYEHNVYIHKPVVIGRNVWIGGNVLIIPGVTIGDGAIVAAGTVVTANVEPLAIVGNQPMRTIKYRDKEHYEQLANNQENQDIS is encoded by the coding sequence ATGAAAGAGATAAAAAATAAAATTACGAATAAATTAGAACGACTATTAGAACAATGGCTAGTACCTCGTCTGGTATGGTGGGGAGAATACCTAGAAACCAAAATCAGGCGATACAAGCATCAAGAACTGAAGAGTAAATTAAAGTTTTGTGGTGCAGGTCTACGATTTAAGCGAGATATTACAATTGACCATCCGCAAAATGTATCTTTGGGAAATAAAGTCTACATCGGTCCAGATGTCTTATTAGATGGACGTGGCGGAATCACAATTGGCGACAACACCACACTTGGATTTAATGTTATTATCCTCTCTGCAAACCACGACTATCAAAGTAATGATTTGCCTTATGAACATAATGTCTATATTCATAAACCTGTTGTCATCGGTCGCAATGTTTGGATTGGCGGAAATGTCCTAATTATTCCGGGAGTTACTATTGGAGATGGTGCAATTGTGGCGGCTGGTACGGTTGTAACTGCTAATGTTGAACCTTTAGCAATTGTTGGAAATCAACCGATGAGAACAATTAAATACCGTGACAAAGAACATTATGAACAACTCGCTAACAACCAAGAAAATCAGGATATCTCGTAA
- a CDS encoding ABC transporter ATP-binding protein, whose protein sequence is MATELKSHQASRRRKRSTYPLQRLLEYGHQYRKQIWLATTYSILNKFFDLAPPGLIGVAVDVVVKQQDSIIAQLGVRDVFQQFLIISFLTVIIWILESVFEYAYARLWRNLAQNIQHDLRLDAYKHLQELELAYFEERSTGGLMSVLSDDINQLERFLDGGANDIIQVSATVLIIGAAFFILAPSVAWMALSPMPFILWGSFAYQRLLAPRYAEVREKVGFLNSRLSNNISGITTIKSFTAETYEASRLELDSEAYRRSNAKAITLSAAFVPLIRMLILVGFTALLLYGGMAAVSGKMSVGTYSVLVFLIQRLLWPLTRLGETFDQYQRAMASTNRVMNLLDTPIAIHTGDVALPVNEVRGEVQFKNVYFAYKDRFPVIKNLSLDIPAGKTIAIVGSTGSGKSTLVKLLLRLYEVQTGNITLDGVDLQSLNLQDLRRCIGLVSQDVFLFHGTVAENIAYGSFETTKEEIITAAKIAEAHEFIINLPEGYETIVGERGQKLSGGQRQRIAIARAVLKNPPILILDEATSAVDNETEAAIQRSLERITVDRTTIAIAHRLSTIRNADCIYVMEHGKLVESGTHEQLLEKDGIYSSLWRVQSGLR, encoded by the coding sequence GTGGCTACTGAATTAAAATCTCATCAAGCTTCAAGAAGGCGTAAACGTTCAACCTATCCTCTCCAGCGTTTGCTTGAGTATGGACATCAGTATCGTAAACAAATTTGGCTAGCAACTACTTATTCTATCCTCAATAAATTTTTTGACTTAGCACCACCAGGTTTAATTGGGGTGGCAGTGGATGTAGTCGTCAAGCAGCAAGATTCTATAATTGCCCAGTTAGGGGTACGCGATGTCTTTCAACAATTTTTGATTATTTCCTTCCTCACTGTCATCATTTGGATACTAGAATCTGTTTTTGAATACGCCTACGCTCGACTTTGGCGAAATTTGGCTCAAAATATTCAGCATGACTTGCGTTTGGATGCCTACAAACATTTGCAAGAGTTGGAATTAGCTTATTTTGAAGAACGCAGTACTGGCGGTTTAATGTCTGTCCTCAGTGATGATATTAACCAATTAGAGCGGTTTTTGGATGGAGGAGCCAATGATATTATCCAAGTTTCTGCAACTGTTTTAATTATTGGCGCAGCTTTCTTTATCTTGGCTCCTAGTGTAGCGTGGATGGCTTTATCACCAATGCCATTTATCCTTTGGGGTTCCTTTGCTTACCAACGACTGCTTGCACCTCGCTATGCTGAAGTGCGGGAAAAGGTAGGTTTCCTAAATTCGCGTTTATCAAACAATATTAGTGGAATAACTACTATTAAAAGTTTCACTGCTGAAACTTATGAAGCCTCTCGTTTGGAATTAGATAGTGAAGCTTATCGTCGTAGTAATGCCAAGGCAATTACTCTTTCTGCTGCTTTTGTACCGTTAATTCGGATGCTGATCTTGGTAGGTTTTACGGCATTACTTTTATATGGCGGGATGGCAGCAGTTTCGGGAAAAATGTCTGTAGGTACTTACAGCGTATTAGTATTTTTAATCCAGCGCTTGCTGTGGCCTTTAACAAGATTAGGCGAAACATTTGACCAATATCAACGGGCAATGGCTTCTACTAATCGAGTCATGAATTTGTTAGATACTCCTATCGCCATTCATACAGGTGATGTGGCGTTACCTGTGAATGAAGTGCGCGGTGAAGTGCAATTTAAAAATGTTTATTTTGCTTATAAAGATAGATTTCCAGTAATTAAAAATCTGTCTTTGGATATTCCGGCGGGGAAAACCATTGCAATTGTCGGTTCAACGGGTTCTGGTAAAAGCACTTTAGTTAAACTTTTGTTGCGGTTATATGAAGTGCAAACTGGAAACATTACTCTTGATGGTGTTGATTTGCAAAGTTTGAATTTGCAAGATTTACGCCGTTGTATTGGTTTGGTGAGTCAAGATGTCTTTTTATTTCATGGCACTGTAGCAGAGAATATTGCTTATGGTAGCTTTGAGACTACAAAAGAAGAAATTATCACGGCGGCGAAGATAGCCGAGGCGCACGAATTTATTATTAACTTGCCCGAAGGTTATGAGACAATTGTGGGGGAAAGAGGACAAAAGTTATCTGGTGGACAAAGACAACGGATTGCGATCGCCCGTGCAGTCTTAAAGAATCCCCCCATTCTGATTTTAGATGAAGCTACCTCAGCAGTAGATAATGAGACAGAAGCAGCAATCCAGCGATCGCTAGAACGGATTACAGTAGATAGAACTACAATTGCGATCGCTCATCGTCTTTCCACCATCCGCAATGCCGATTGCATTTATGTCATGGAACATGGGAAATTAGTAGAGTCGGGAACCCACGAGCAATTGCTAGAAAAAGATGGGATTTATTCTAGTCTCTGGCGCGTACAGTCAGGCTTAAGGTAA
- a CDS encoding Crp/Fnr family transcriptional regulator, whose protein sequence is MLTEVFSELFPLMSTANPQTLEWLLNVAIEHEYPSGRAVVMEDAWGNAVYFVVSGWVKVRRTVGDDSVALAIFGRGDFFGEMAILDESPRSTDVIALSPVKLLSISRERFIQILFKDPQLHHRMLQLMVRRLRQINQRLQMRSSPPAVKLAHTLVTLGESYGQESDLGREVFNIPFKDLAEVTEIGVEETTKIMEKLHEKGWIKIDSANNITYLVNFKQLINLAGKV, encoded by the coding sequence ATGCTAACTGAGGTTTTTAGTGAACTTTTCCCCTTGATGAGTACAGCCAACCCACAGACCTTAGAATGGCTGCTCAATGTTGCAATTGAACATGAATACCCATCGGGGCGAGCCGTTGTGATGGAAGATGCCTGGGGTAATGCCGTTTACTTCGTGGTTTCTGGTTGGGTCAAAGTCCGGCGTACTGTCGGGGACGATTCAGTAGCTTTGGCAATTTTTGGTCGTGGCGATTTTTTTGGAGAAATGGCAATTTTAGATGAATCTCCACGCTCAACCGATGTTATCGCCCTTTCACCCGTGAAGTTGCTTAGTATATCCAGAGAGCGTTTTATTCAAATATTGTTTAAAGACCCACAGTTACATCACCGGATGCTGCAACTGATGGTGCGGCGATTGCGGCAAATTAACCAGCGATTACAAATGCGGTCTTCACCACCAGCAGTCAAACTCGCTCATACCCTAGTAACTTTAGGTGAAAGTTATGGTCAGGAATCAGACTTAGGAAGAGAAGTTTTTAACATTCCTTTTAAAGATTTAGCAGAGGTAACAGAAATCGGTGTTGAAGAAACCACCAAAATCATGGAAAAGCTGCATGAAAAAGGGTGGATCAAAATTGATAGCGCCAATAACATTACTTATCTTGTGAATTTCAAGCAGTTGATAAACTTGGCTGGCAAAGTGTGA
- a CDS encoding pilus assembly protein PilB, translating to MLSSEGELNDTAANAQQILTATQTRWEEGGEREQMFQLIDNLLSFEACLYHQILPLGLEDKNLLLGMVYPQDSEALDYVGRILSYINCTMLIEAIASDSHRRILSAYLNHKNTSQLDAKLVHESTEDFPQHNADKPIPSLNADSESNQHPLLMAFQTQKRQHSGQRVDLPPIPELDQSSQTLRSQEDETSVAVANNLPILPTQVPELLTPIELLPTLPPKKLLEELLGRILGGGIGRLYLERQAYEGRILWSDNGILQSVLDKLPLYVFQGVLNELKRFASLPLTTLAEPKQVEKEYVYQKNRLLLRLRFMPGTYGEEATLQVLRGAALKFYQQQQLMRLGRDALGISQQLSFKLHELQERLLLNPSLDSQESEALATLNQLVKNLDQQIKILAIHSNPPTDSKL from the coding sequence ATGTTGTCTTCCGAGGGCGAACTAAATGATACCGCAGCAAATGCACAGCAAATCCTAACTGCCACTCAAACTAGATGGGAGGAAGGAGGGGAACGCGAGCAAATGTTCCAACTGATTGATAATCTTTTATCCTTTGAAGCTTGCCTCTACCATCAGATTTTGCCTTTGGGATTAGAAGACAAAAACCTCTTGCTAGGTATGGTTTATCCCCAAGACAGTGAGGCATTAGATTATGTTGGTCGCATTTTGTCTTATATCAATTGCACGATGCTGATTGAAGCGATCGCAAGCGACTCTCACCGCAGAATATTATCAGCCTACCTCAACCATAAGAATACATCTCAGCTAGATGCAAAACTTGTGCATGAGTCAACAGAGGACTTTCCCCAACACAATGCTGACAAACCTATTCCCTCCCTAAATGCCGACTCAGAATCAAATCAGCATCCACTATTGATGGCGTTTCAGACACAAAAGCGTCAACATTCTGGACAGCGTGTAGACTTGCCTCCTATCCCAGAGCTAGATCAATCATCTCAAACTCTAAGGAGTCAAGAGGACGAGACATCCGTTGCAGTAGCAAACAATCTACCTATTTTGCCTACACAAGTTCCTGAATTACTTACTCCCATTGAGTTGCTGCCAACACTACCACCCAAAAAATTACTAGAGGAATTACTAGGGCGAATTCTGGGTGGGGGAATAGGTCGGCTGTATTTAGAAAGACAAGCTTACGAAGGCAGGATACTGTGGAGTGATAATGGAATATTGCAGTCTGTATTAGACAAGCTGCCGCTCTATGTTTTCCAAGGAGTACTGAATGAATTAAAGCGGTTTGCCTCCCTACCTCTTACCACGCTTGCAGAACCAAAACAGGTAGAGAAGGAATATGTATATCAAAAAAACCGCTTGTTATTACGCTTGCGATTTATGCCGGGAACCTACGGTGAAGAGGCAACACTCCAAGTCTTGCGGGGAGCAGCATTAAAATTCTATCAGCAACAACAATTGATGCGTCTAGGACGTGATGCTTTAGGAATTTCTCAGCAACTAAGTTTCAAATTACATGAACTACAAGAACGGCTTTTATTGAATCCTAGCCTTGACTCTCAGGAATCAGAGGCTTTAGCTACACTGAATCAATTAGTGAAAAATTTAGACCAACAGATCAAAATACTGGCAATACATAGCAATCCACCAACAGACAGCAAATTATAG
- a CDS encoding HetZ-related protein 2, which translates to MGVVMQTSKLSFEECNLSMTTDMEKLALDWQKRLAIECPEQNEAARQSIILWLFGSDSKRFDLLNPKELEIAKQAMEYRWRILRQRYLGFGRERAYRNLITRLGSLVTLRNKIQTWVSLSRDRQRSVMDVLQEVLQELLQTDAYMQQQMADLAKYTSDRRLADALLFASVEEYCLRPVRNQPLLAYRFVNYLRRTQRGGLTQVPGRDMIRLVSEEVLTDDSDNRVNLVDSQAIAEYQETQQLEEQQALRQSVQKEFENYLQENLGKDAVEWLRLYLQGKSQEEIAQKLDKQTKEVYRLREKISYHAVRVFALKGKPELVDSWLSISLQEHNLGLTQNQWQQLDEKLTPLGRQILDLRKAGNSIEAIAQQLKLKTHQVLGEWTKIYLAAQALRTQE; encoded by the coding sequence ATGGGGGTTGTGATGCAAACTTCAAAATTGAGTTTCGAGGAATGCAATCTCAGTATGACAACAGATATGGAAAAACTGGCTTTAGATTGGCAAAAGCGCTTGGCTATTGAATGTCCAGAGCAAAATGAAGCTGCTAGGCAAAGTATTATTCTCTGGCTATTTGGATCTGACTCAAAACGGTTTGATCTGTTAAACCCGAAGGAACTTGAGATTGCCAAACAAGCGATGGAATATCGCTGGAGGATTTTACGTCAACGTTATTTGGGGTTTGGGCGAGAACGTGCTTATCGCAACTTGATAACGCGACTAGGGAGTTTAGTGACATTACGGAATAAGATTCAGACTTGGGTTTCCCTCAGCCGCGATCGCCAGCGCAGTGTTATGGATGTATTGCAAGAAGTACTCCAGGAATTACTGCAAACTGATGCCTATATGCAGCAACAAATGGCTGATCTTGCCAAATATACAAGCGATAGGCGATTGGCGGATGCTTTGCTATTTGCCAGTGTAGAAGAATATTGTCTGCGGCCAGTACGCAATCAACCCTTATTAGCTTATCGGTTTGTAAATTACTTGCGTCGCACTCAGCGCGGTGGCTTAACCCAAGTGCCGGGTCGTGACATGATTAGACTGGTGTCAGAAGAAGTCCTCACCGACGACAGTGACAATCGAGTTAACTTAGTAGATAGTCAGGCGATCGCAGAATATCAAGAAACACAACAACTAGAAGAACAACAGGCCCTACGTCAGTCAGTACAAAAAGAATTTGAAAATTATTTACAAGAAAATCTGGGAAAAGACGCAGTAGAATGGCTACGACTGTATCTGCAAGGTAAGTCCCAAGAAGAGATCGCCCAAAAACTAGATAAGCAGACTAAAGAAGTCTACCGCCTGCGAGAAAAAATTAGTTACCATGCTGTGCGTGTTTTTGCCCTCAAAGGTAAACCAGAGCTAGTAGACAGCTGGCTCTCAATTTCCTTACAAGAACATAATTTAGGGTTAACGCAAAACCAATGGCAACAACTTGATGAAAAATTGACTCCTCTAGGGCGACAGATATTAGATTTGCGGAAAGCAGGTAACTCAATAGAAGCAATAGCTCAACAGTTAAAACTCAAAACCCATCAAGTATTAGGCGAATGGACAAAAATTTATCTTGCAGCCCAAGCTTTAAGAACCCAAGAGTAG